ttaaatataatgttaaagggcacctaccaccacgattctacctataaaggtagaaagggtggtaggtggatgaatgggacataaggaggctactggggcgtggagtagccacgactagtagGGAAGAGACGGCACCTcgtaccgccccctcatgaatacattgggcagctttgcgagcggtccgacgattacactgtccccccccccccccaaagtgttagtgttaccggaggtttccggtaacgctatccttctaacactgcagcgtttattcaagcactaggagctgcttactttagtacgtagctcctagtgccgaaattttaggtGACCGGTTTTCTTTAAAGTCACGCAAACCCCTGAACGGTAAGAAGGCACCCCTAAATGCAAGGAAAATTACAGCTCATGGCGCAAAAATAAACCTCATCTCTGTTGGTGGATAAGTAAAAAAACTAACTTTAGGATGATATTGAAGCAAAAACTAAATGTTTAAATAAATGGATGTTTAAATATATGGATTCTGCGCTTTTTTCTTTTCAGGAAATGTATTGGTATTGAGTATTCAGATATCGTATCGCACTCAAAATTCAGGTAGAGGTGCAACCCTACCCCATACAGCTCTTCACATGGAAAATTAGAgatgttaaagatttttgaacgtggggattgaaaaattaaagcaaaaatgaaaaattgcCTGGTCGTTAAGTGGTTAACTAAATGGATCCTCGATAAACTGTTCTGGGAGATTCCCCCTATAAATACCAATACATTTGCTGCAGTCTATTGCTGCCGGTAGCCACAAGGGATGTTCGATATATGGCCATGAGCAAAGATGTGGACTATGATGATTGTCCCTATAATCATGGATAGGAAAATAAAAGTCTACAAATCATAGACAGATCAAACAGTAATACAGTTCATTATCTGGTTTTaattagttaaaaaaaagaaattggtaATACATTCCCTTGTCACAGATACTAAAATCCACACAGAACAATAGTGTAACCTGCAgacctttttttcatttaaaaaaactcaGGAAACCCTTCCCATGGTAAGTGACAAGTCCCAAATGTCCAACAGAACTGAATGCGATAGTAGATGTAAAGAATCTGTATGACCATGTCCAGCAGTCCTCCCTGCAGACAGTCTTTACACCACAAAACTAGACCTCCGTCGTCAGTGGTCTCATAAAATAGGTCTCGGTTGCTGAGTTAGCAGAAGGCCAAATCTCTTCTTGATGGTGACGCGTTGTCGGGAATACTTGTCATCTGGAGAGAAGCGCGCAGGGTGAGCTGAAGAGGTCGGCTGCCCACTCGGAGACACTTTCTGCAATACACAAAGAATTATATAAGACACCATCCTTCCAGGCTCAATAAACTGCATTAAAAGGGACTGACAATTTATataaaactttataaactttacCAGGGCAATAATAGGGTCACCCtgctgtctggggggggggggggggagggttttgTCACATGACCCACGCTTACCGACAAAGTTTACCATCATACTAACACTGGTAAACTTTGTCGGTAGGCGTGGGTCATGTGACCCCCCCAGACAGGACTTCCTGTTATGTCCGTGACCTGCTGGATTCTGGCAGGTGAAGAGTGCAATGAGGTCATTACTGTTCGAACCCCCTTCACCATATCAGCAGTGGGAGGGGTTGCAAAGGACACCTGCAAGCACCTCCTTCTGGATTAAGTTGTGCACCTACCCGAACAATTTACATTATGTCACCCCAAAACTACTTACAGGTGCATTGCTTACTGCATTCTGGAAACAATGACGCTTCATACCTCAAAATCCAGTCTACTTGACTTAGCAACACAATGAGCCTTTAGCACTGCATGTTCTTATCAGTAGTAGACACATTACCACTGTCTGAACGCAACCTTAGGCACATGTCACCAGTGATTTCTCATTGAAGGCATAGCGACTCTTCTCCTATGGCTCAGTTCGGAAattaaattttaatttaaaattaaaGAGCAGTTAAAAAAAAGATGCAGATACAGCACTGACTGAAAGCAGGTGATTTGCATCATTACTGCTAGGTGTGGAAGTGCAGACATTGGTCACTAGGTGGAGCTGTTCCCTCCCACGTGCACATTAATAAGATGaggtggaactacaactcccagcatgcaccgccAGTGATGGAGTTGTAGTTTAAGGATATTTGTAATGTACAAATACGGGTTGGTGTGTGCAAGCGTATTCCGACGTCTCCCCCTTTTATGTCACATAACCCACAATAACTGTCGctaccctaaaaaaaaaaaaaaaaattcaacttgAAATAGTAGAACTGTGGTGGCACCGGCCCGCGCTTTACCTTCATAGTGTACACCCGCTCCCCCTGCTCGTCCAGGTAATACTGTAGGAACATGTCTGCCGCGTACAGTTAAGCCTCTGCACAGCACCACACTCGTGCTCCTCCGCAACGCACGTTCTCACAGTACAACTTCCGAGTCAAACGTCACTTCCGGGCCTACAGAATACTACCTATAACCATTCATGCGCCCTCTGCAGGTCAATTCATGGAATGAATCATATAATAAGACCAGACCACGAGACTCTTCCAACTCCTTCCTCTTTGTGTGTAGTAAGATCGAAAAGGAAAGGCTTATACTTTTCTGTTATGTACTGTATTCCTTaacccagtgatggctaacctatggcactggtgccagaggtggcactcagagccctttctgtgggcactcaggccatcaccagagatgactccaggtaacttcctgctgtcccaggcagcccaggacttgctgtgaacagagctattttaaagtgacagctgtatctgggactattttctcctttattggtgtcctcagggtgctggtatcaatgaaaactgtgacagagaagggagtataaatcacaaatagaatttctgtgttggcactttgcgataaataagcgggtctttgttgtagtttgggcactctgcctctaaaaggtttgccatcactgccttaaccCCTGAAGGACGCagtcattttgtagcttaagggtgatgacacacgtacTGCTTTGTCTGCctcggcgtttccatagaaatttaacgcaaaacaccggcggctcgttcccgatcgcaggcgtttccatagaaacgccgatgcgatcgtgcCGAGTACCGCCTCGGTGGACGCCACTTTGTCTGCGtatgcaagcgcagacaaagcgcgacgtgtggcaccagcctaacgctcagccccattttttggattctgacttgcgtctctttatatggttataacttttgaacactgttacaggtggttccctacttaagaacacctgatttacagacgacccctagttacaaacggacctctggtaattggtaatttcctgtactttggcCCTAGGCTACAaaaaaacagctgtaacagttatcacaggcgtctgtaatgaagctttattgttaatcctggttcttgtgacaatccaacatttttaaaatccaattgtcacagaaaccaaaaaagatCTGTCTGGAGCTACGATTCTAAAATATTCAGgtctgacatacaaattcaacttaaggaaaaaaaacaaagaacccatcttgtacgtaactcggggactgcctgtacttatcaAAGTAATTCTGAGATtgctttttccccacatgttgtacttcattttagtggtaaattttggctgatacgttttgcgtttatttacaaaaaaaaaaaaggaaaaattatgatttttttgaaaaatttgccattttcgaaattcgaaatcattgcgttttcaggcagatagatttaccacctaaataagttgctgaataaggcccctttcacgcgtgttttctgcgcgtgcttttgatgcgcagaactagcattgcactctgacccattgtaatcaatgggtcttttcagacttgcattttttttcacgcacgtttaaatctcgacatgctctacttttgcaagtcacgtgcgttaaaaaacg
The DNA window shown above is from Engystomops pustulosus chromosome 1, aEngPut4.maternal, whole genome shotgun sequence and carries:
- the NOP10 gene encoding H/ACA ribonucleoprotein complex subunit 3, with amino-acid sequence MFLQYYLDEQGERVYTMKKVSPSGQPTSSAHPARFSPDDKYSRQRVTIKKRFGLLLTQQPRPIL